A single window of Myxococcota bacterium DNA harbors:
- a CDS encoding glycosyltransferase family 2 protein: protein MYRDRKVVVVMPAYNAAKTLKRTYDEVMAQGIVDELIVVDDASTDETVQIAASLPNTVVRVHERNRGYGGNQKTCYRAALELGADVVVMVHPDYQYTPRLLPAMVALVGGDVYPCVLGSRVLGGGALRGGMPIWKYFANRGLTLVENWLLGSKLSEFHTGYRAFKASLLRELPLEANSDDFVFDNQMLAQILWAGHEIAEVTCPTAYFDEASSINFQRSVRYGFGCLGTGLEFRLARWGLRASPRFPRIPERG, encoded by the coding sequence ATGTATCGGGACCGCAAGGTCGTCGTGGTCATGCCCGCGTACAACGCGGCCAAGACACTGAAGCGCACTTACGACGAAGTGATGGCCCAGGGCATCGTCGACGAGCTGATCGTGGTCGACGACGCCAGCACCGACGAGACCGTGCAGATCGCCGCGAGTCTCCCGAACACGGTCGTGCGCGTGCACGAGCGCAACCGGGGCTACGGCGGCAACCAGAAGACCTGCTACCGCGCCGCGCTCGAGCTGGGCGCCGACGTGGTGGTCATGGTCCACCCCGACTATCAGTACACGCCGCGGCTGCTGCCGGCGATGGTCGCGCTGGTCGGCGGCGACGTGTACCCGTGCGTGCTGGGCTCGCGCGTCCTGGGTGGCGGTGCGCTGCGCGGCGGCATGCCGATCTGGAAGTACTTCGCCAACCGCGGACTCACGCTGGTCGAGAACTGGCTGCTCGGCTCGAAGCTCTCGGAGTTCCACACGGGCTACCGCGCGTTCAAGGCCAGCCTGTTGCGCGAGCTGCCGCTCGAGGCGAACTCGGACGACTTCGTGTTCGACAACCAGATGCTCGCGCAGATCCTCTGGGCCGGGCACGAGATCGCGGAGGTGACCTGCCCGACGGCCTACTTCGACGAGGCGTCGTCGATCAACTTCCAGCGCAGCGTGCGCTACGGCTTCGGGTGTCTGGGCACGGGACTCGAGTTCCGCCTCGCGCGCTGGGGGCTGCGCGCGTCGCCGCGCTTCCCAAGGATTCCGGAGCGCGGCTAG
- a CDS encoding tetratricopeptide repeat protein, producing MPARPPVRRAAIAAGLCLLVVAGYSGVTQLELLNYDDDEYFTLNPLVNGGLRASAVLQAFTTFHAGNWHPLTWISHMVDVSLFGLTPEGPHVVNAAIHALNAVLAFLALAELTGTTWRAALAAALFAIHPLRVESVAWIAERKDVLSMGFALAALWVWAAWARGGRRASYWGTVALCGASLLAKPTAVTFPFLLLLLDFWPLRRWHSARALGPLAREKAPFFALALASSVVTLFAQQALVRRPSLALRLENADIAYVDYLRRFLVPVDLAAMYPFRSAPETRVWVACALLLLAVTAFALAQARRRPWLIVGWLWFVGTLVPTIGIVRVGVQASADRYTYLPSLGLSLALAFAAGEAVARAPRARVAVGAVAAAVLLSFVALTRVQVATWHDMVSLFSHALEVTRSNWYAHTELGIAQAGQGEYEAARDSLEAAVRIQPAYPRALANLGSVQAELGETEAGIANLEHALAIQPDITGGRLGLAVAFEHAERLAEAEAAYRRAFDDPTTASEARLRLARLLSVAPDPALRDGAQAVALCEEVCRATPCDSPEVLDIRAMALMEAGRQDEAVATARQAAAAARARGDAQLALKLGARIVSYQSGQPLRLRLSGRAR from the coding sequence GTGCCCGCGCGACCCCCAGTCCGGCGCGCGGCGATCGCCGCGGGGCTGTGTCTTCTGGTGGTCGCGGGCTACTCGGGCGTGACTCAGCTCGAGCTCTTGAACTACGACGACGACGAGTATTTCACCCTGAACCCGCTGGTGAACGGGGGACTCCGCGCCAGCGCGGTGCTCCAGGCCTTCACCACCTTCCACGCCGGCAACTGGCATCCGCTGACCTGGATCTCGCACATGGTCGACGTGTCGCTCTTCGGACTGACTCCCGAGGGCCCGCACGTGGTGAATGCGGCGATCCATGCGCTGAACGCCGTGCTCGCGTTCCTGGCGCTGGCGGAGCTCACCGGCACGACCTGGCGTGCGGCGCTGGCCGCCGCGCTGTTCGCGATCCACCCGTTGCGCGTGGAGTCGGTGGCCTGGATCGCCGAGCGGAAGGACGTGCTGTCCATGGGCTTCGCGCTGGCGGCGCTCTGGGTCTGGGCCGCTTGGGCGCGGGGCGGGCGGCGTGCGAGCTACTGGGGCACGGTGGCGCTGTGCGGAGCCTCGCTGCTCGCCAAGCCCACCGCGGTGACCTTCCCGTTCCTGCTGCTCCTGCTCGACTTCTGGCCGCTGCGCCGCTGGCACTCGGCGCGCGCGCTCGGGCCGCTCGCGCGCGAGAAGGCGCCATTCTTCGCGCTCGCCCTGGCTTCCAGCGTGGTCACGCTGTTCGCGCAACAGGCGCTGGTGCGGCGCCCGTCGCTCGCGCTGCGGCTGGAGAACGCGGACATCGCCTACGTGGACTATCTGCGGCGCTTCCTGGTCCCGGTGGACCTGGCCGCGATGTATCCCTTCCGGAGCGCGCCCGAGACGCGTGTCTGGGTCGCGTGCGCGCTCTTGTTGCTCGCAGTCACGGCTTTCGCGCTGGCACAGGCGCGCCGCCGGCCGTGGCTGATCGTGGGCTGGCTCTGGTTCGTGGGCACGCTCGTGCCCACGATCGGGATCGTGCGCGTGGGCGTGCAGGCCTCGGCCGACCGCTACACGTATCTGCCGTCGCTGGGTCTCTCGCTGGCGCTGGCCTTCGCGGCCGGGGAGGCGGTCGCACGCGCGCCGCGCGCGCGCGTCGCGGTCGGCGCAGTGGCAGCCGCGGTTCTGCTGAGCTTCGTGGCTCTCACCCGCGTGCAAGTCGCGACCTGGCACGACATGGTCTCGCTGTTCAGCCATGCGCTCGAAGTGACCCGCTCGAACTGGTACGCGCACACCGAGCTCGGGATCGCGCAGGCGGGGCAAGGCGAGTACGAGGCCGCGCGTGACTCGCTGGAGGCCGCGGTGCGCATCCAGCCCGCGTATCCGCGGGCGCTCGCGAACCTGGGCAGCGTACAGGCCGAGCTGGGAGAAACCGAGGCGGGCATCGCGAACCTCGAGCACGCGCTGGCGATCCAGCCCGACATCACCGGCGGGAGGCTCGGCCTCGCGGTCGCGTTCGAGCACGCGGAGCGGCTCGCGGAGGCCGAGGCCGCCTACCGCCGGGCCTTCGACGACCCGACCACCGCCAGCGAGGCCCGGCTGCGCCTGGCGCGGCTCTTGTCGGTCGCGCCCGATCCCGCGCTGCGCGATGGCGCGCAGGCCGTGGCGCTGTGCGAGGAGGTGTGCCGCGCCACGCCCTGTGACTCCCCCGAGGTGCTCGACATCCGCGCGATGGCGCTCATGGAGGCCGGCCGGCAGGACGAAGCGGTGGCGACCGCGCGCCAGGCCGCCGCGGCCGCGCGAGCGCGCGGCGACGCCCAGCTCGCGCTCAAGCTCGGCGCGCGCATCGTGAGCTACCAGTCGGGCCAGCCGCTCCGGCTGCGACTCAGTGGACGCGCACGCTGA
- a CDS encoding long-chain-acyl-CoA synthetase encodes MFERAAQLWRFAKFGLPVARLRPDAPRTLGDVIEEQAIARAGRPFILFEDRKVTYDELNREANRVAHWARAHGLGRGHRVALLMQNRPEFLEIWAGLAKAGVTTALINTNLSGRALEHALATADAKHWIVGAECLGLCDGIDTGRWQLWVATEPGAPVPKLPAGALELGSELATRPSANLPPGSRDESRAGDDLFYIYTSGTTGLPKAARFSHLRFMTAGTAARLAGFGPESTMYCALPLYHTAGGCMAVGAALLSGGAVALRRRFSAREFWPDVRRYQATSFQYIGEFCRYLLNQPDDAADGQHALEFCIGNGLRPDIWESFRDRFRIPRIVEFYGATEGNVSLLNLDNKSGSVGRIPTRLLMDARLVRYDVERDEHPRDAQGHLIECGADEVGELIGALPKSKTSTRGRFEGYTSSEATERKILRNAFAPGDSFFRTGDLLRQDTQGYFYFVDRIGDTFRWKGENVSTQEVAEALASFPGLDMVNVYGVAVPGADGRAGMAALIVSGKEDFDPRAFYAHAVTALPAYAVPVFVRLQREAEVTGTFKLRKVDLQQEGYDPARVSDPLFVRDDGARTYAPLDADAFARISAGEIRV; translated from the coding sequence ATGTTCGAACGGGCCGCTCAGCTCTGGCGCTTCGCGAAGTTCGGTCTGCCGGTCGCGCGCCTGCGCCCCGACGCGCCGCGCACGCTGGGCGACGTCATCGAGGAGCAGGCGATCGCGCGCGCGGGCCGGCCCTTCATCCTGTTCGAAGACCGCAAGGTCACCTACGACGAGCTGAACCGCGAAGCCAACCGCGTGGCCCACTGGGCGCGCGCGCACGGGCTCGGGCGCGGTCACCGCGTGGCGCTGCTCATGCAGAATCGGCCCGAGTTCCTGGAGATCTGGGCGGGGCTCGCGAAGGCCGGAGTCACCACCGCGCTCATCAACACCAATCTCAGCGGCCGTGCGCTCGAGCACGCGCTCGCCACGGCCGACGCGAAGCACTGGATCGTGGGCGCCGAGTGTCTCGGCCTGTGCGACGGAATCGACACGGGCCGCTGGCAGCTGTGGGTCGCCACCGAGCCCGGGGCGCCGGTGCCGAAGCTGCCCGCGGGCGCGCTCGAGCTCGGCAGCGAGCTGGCCACGCGGCCGTCGGCGAACCTGCCGCCCGGCTCGCGCGACGAGTCACGCGCCGGCGACGACCTGTTCTACATCTACACCTCGGGCACCACCGGGCTGCCCAAGGCGGCGCGCTTCAGTCACCTGCGATTCATGACCGCCGGCACCGCGGCGCGGCTGGCCGGCTTCGGGCCCGAGTCGACCATGTACTGCGCGCTGCCGCTGTACCACACGGCGGGCGGCTGCATGGCGGTCGGCGCGGCGCTGCTCTCGGGCGGCGCGGTGGCGCTGCGGCGGCGCTTCAGCGCGCGCGAGTTCTGGCCCGACGTGCGCCGCTACCAGGCGACCTCGTTCCAGTACATCGGCGAGTTCTGCCGCTATCTCCTGAACCAGCCCGACGACGCGGCCGATGGCCAGCACGCGCTCGAGTTCTGCATCGGCAACGGCCTGCGGCCCGACATCTGGGAGTCATTCCGCGACCGCTTCCGCATCCCGCGCATCGTCGAGTTCTACGGCGCGACCGAGGGCAACGTGTCGCTGCTCAACCTCGACAACAAGAGCGGCTCGGTCGGCCGGATCCCCACGCGGCTGCTCATGGATGCGCGGCTCGTGCGCTACGACGTGGAGCGCGACGAGCACCCGCGCGACGCGCAGGGTCACCTGATCGAGTGCGGCGCAGACGAGGTCGGCGAGCTGATCGGCGCGCTGCCCAAGAGCAAGACCAGCACGCGCGGCCGCTTCGAGGGCTACACCTCGTCGGAGGCGACCGAGCGCAAGATCCTGCGCAACGCGTTTGCCCCCGGTGACTCGTTCTTCCGCACCGGCGATCTCTTGCGGCAAGACACGCAGGGCTACTTCTACTTCGTCGACCGGATCGGAGACACCTTCCGCTGGAAGGGCGAGAACGTGTCGACGCAGGAGGTCGCCGAGGCGCTGGCGAGCTTCCCGGGGCTCGACATGGTGAACGTGTACGGCGTGGCGGTGCCGGGCGCCGACGGCCGCGCGGGCATGGCGGCCCTGATCGTCTCGGGCAAGGAAGACTTCGACCCGCGCGCCTTCTACGCGCACGCGGTGACTGCCCTGCCCGCCTACGCCGTGCCGGTGTTCGTGCGCCTGCAGCGCGAGGCGGAGGTGACCGGCACGTTCAAGCTGCGCAAGGTCGACTTGCAGCAGGAAGGCTACGACCCGGCCCGCGTGAGCGATCCGCTGTTCGTGCGCGACGACGGCGCGCGCACCTACGCGCCGCTCGACGCCGACGCCTTCGCGCGCATCAGCGCCGGCGAGATCCGGGTGTAA
- a CDS encoding YhbY family RNA-binding protein: protein MDELEGFQRRHLRALAHPLRPTVMVGKEGLSDAVVQKTEAELAAHELIKIRFLGWKDTKRALLAELAERTRAELVGVVGHVGILFRQNREPEKRRIRVPNRPRGAARNA from the coding sequence ATGGACGAGCTCGAAGGCTTCCAACGGCGACACCTGCGCGCGCTGGCTCACCCGCTGCGGCCGACCGTGATGGTGGGCAAGGAGGGCCTGTCGGATGCCGTGGTGCAGAAGACCGAGGCGGAGCTCGCTGCGCACGAGCTGATCAAGATCCGCTTCCTCGGCTGGAAGGACACCAAGCGCGCGCTGCTGGCCGAGCTGGCCGAGCGGACGCGGGCCGAGCTGGTGGGCGTGGTGGGTCACGTGGGCATCCTGTTCCGCCAGAACCGCGAGCCCGAGAAGCGCAGGATCCGCGTGCCCAACCGGCCCCGGGGCGCCGCGCGCAACGCGTGA